CCACATATAAAACTCTTGCTTTTTTAAAATAGAGATTGTTTAATAATTATAATAACTATTAAAGTTTTGCCATGGCACTAAGAGTCAAAAGAGAATTCAGTGAAGGAGAGAGAAAAAGTCTGCCCCTTTTCCCTATTAGTGTAGCAGCAGAGCTTTTAGGGACAACAGACCAGACCCTCAGGCTTTATGAAAAACATGGGCTCATAAATCCGTCAAGGCGCAATAAAAACAGATTCTATTCAGAAAATGATATAAAATGGCTTAAATGTTTGAGAGACCTGATACACGATAAAAAAATCAGCATCGAGGGAGTCAAGAGGCTGCTTGATTATGCTCCATGCTGGGAGATAATGAAATGCACTGCTGATTTCAGGGGAAAATGCACTGCATTTATAGATAATACAAAACCATGCTGGGAGATTAACCGCATGGTATGTAAAAGCGCAGATGATAAGATATGCAATGATTGTGTTGTCTATCTCTCAGGGATACGGAAAAAAAGAGCGACCAGTAGACCTTAAATCCCGGCTATAAGCCGCCCGATTTAGTTAGCCTTTAATGCATCTCGAAGAACCCCGCTGTATCTCAGAAGGAGCATCGCTGCATCTTTTATTTTTAAATCCTTAAGCTTCATTAAGATTGCGACCTTTGCCCTGCCTGCTGCCTTTTTTAAAAGTTTTTCTGCCTCCTTCTCGCCCACACCCGTTTCCTGCATTACTATGGTTTTTGCCCTATCAAAGAGCTTCTTATTCATGGGTTTAACATTAACCATTAGATTTTTGTAAACCTTTCCGAGCCTTATCATTGAGATGGTGGATATTATGTTCAGTATAACTTTTGTTGCAGTTCCTGCCTTCAACCTCGTAGAGCCTGTCAGGACCTCTGGTCCAACTATGACATTAATAATGTTATCTACAAAAGGCGGTTTACTAACTCGGTTGCGAGTCGTACCGACCTTATTAAAAGTAAGCAGCCATACCTTGGCCCTTCTCCTTTTAGCCTCTTTGAGGGCAGCAATTACAGA
This is a stretch of genomic DNA from Nitrospirota bacterium. It encodes these proteins:
- a CDS encoding MerR family transcriptional regulator, which codes for MALRVKREFSEGERKSLPLFPISVAAELLGTTDQTLRLYEKHGLINPSRRNKNRFYSENDIKWLKCLRDLIHDKKISIEGVKRLLDYAPCWEIMKCTADFRGKCTAFIDNTKPCWEINRMVCKSADDKICNDCVVYLSGIRKKRATSRP
- the murQ gene encoding N-acetylmuramic acid 6-phosphate etherase, producing the protein MKITEGRNPRSRDLDIRPTADIIELMVGEELKGLKGILKEKKSIERAINSAVDTFKAGGRLFYVGAGTSGRLGFLDAVETPPTFGISGEKIQAILAGGQRALVAAVEGAEDDMESAKREIRNRAIGSKDMVFGISASGKTPSVIAALKEAKRRRAKVWLLTFNKVGTTRNRVSKPPFVDNIINVIVGPEVLTGSTRLKAGTATKVILNIISTISMIRLGKVYKNLMVNVKPMNKKLFDRAKTIVMQETGVGEKEAEKLLKKAAGRAKVAILMKLKDLKIKDAAMLLLRYSGVLRDALKAN